From a single Staphylococcus epidermidis genomic region:
- a CDS encoding FeoB-associated Cys-rich membrane protein → MFILVNTILFIAIFGYTAMTLVKFFKRSKEGDCGGCKSNCKCDTNTSSHKNKLNIPHIKS, encoded by the coding sequence ATGTTTATTTTAGTCAATACAATATTGTTCATAGCGATTTTTGGTTATACAGCAATGACATTAGTAAAATTCTTTAAACGTTCAAAAGAAGGTGATTGTGGTGGGTGTAAATCTAATTGCAAATGCGATACGAATACTTCATCTCATAAAAATAAATTAAATATTCCACATATTAAGTCATAG
- a CDS encoding methylated-DNA--[protein]-cysteine S-methyltransferase: MYQSMYDSPVGLLQLITNDGISLSHVLYPNQHLKGIKTKDTLDVFKDTKAWLREYFKGNYPEIKVPLAPKGTDFQQKVWNELQTIRYRELKTYGEIAKTVGRAMNKPAMSAQAVGGAVGSNPISILIPCHRVVGKDGNLTGYGGTLDNKIKLLKLEEIDMTHLYRPKKTTKP, encoded by the coding sequence ATGTATCAATCAATGTATGACTCGCCCGTTGGCTTATTGCAATTAATTACAAACGATGGCATCTCGTTGTCACATGTCTTATACCCTAATCAACATTTGAAAGGAATTAAAACAAAGGATACGTTAGATGTTTTTAAAGATACTAAAGCGTGGTTAAGAGAGTATTTTAAAGGGAATTATCCTGAGATAAAAGTACCGTTAGCACCAAAAGGCACTGATTTTCAACAGAAGGTATGGAATGAACTTCAGACAATTCGTTATAGAGAACTTAAAACATATGGAGAGATTGCTAAAACAGTAGGACGAGCAATGAATAAGCCAGCAATGTCTGCTCAGGCTGTAGGAGGTGCTGTTGGGAGTAATCCTATTTCTATACTTATACCATGTCATCGAGTGGTTGGTAAAGATGGAAATTTAACAGGATACGGAGGTACTTTAGACAACAAAATAAAATTATTAAAATTGGAAGAAATAGATATGACACATTTATACAGACCTAAAAAAACAACGAAACCTTGA